The following coding sequences lie in one Zingiber officinale cultivar Zhangliang chromosome 2B, Zo_v1.1, whole genome shotgun sequence genomic window:
- the LOC122047282 gene encoding protein ENHANCED DISEASE RESISTANCE 2-like, whose product MAGYDGEKDYSWIEKVRSGGAVPYLEPENCSNGWATPTSDNFMVRGPNYLSDKIKIRGGDYLLEPLGFDWIKGPAKVSEILRNANHRVRRAVDDEIERGNRPFVWAFNLQLPTKDNYSAVMYFVALEPIQDGTLMDKFLKGDDSFRNSRLKLIANIVQGPWIVRTAVGEQAICILGRALSCKYTSGLNYMEVDVDIGSSIIANAIVHLAFSYVTTLTVDLAFLIESQTEEELPEQILGAVRFSNLNPVSAGICDLTSDVDAVSLPPLLPTRLWRSIGFGFTSLPSQGSLEPYANGNLHGEDDAKKDEN is encoded by the exons ATGGCTGGTTATGACGGTGAGAAGGATTATTCGTGGATAGAGAAAGTGAGATCTGGAGGTGCAGTTCCATATCTTGAACCAGAAAATTGTTCAAATGGTTGGGCGACTCCTACAAGTGATAATTTCATGGTTAGAGGTCCCAATTATCTCTCAGACAAGATAAAAATACGCGGTGGTGATTACTTACTAGAGCCTCTTGGATTTGATTGGATAAAAGGTCCTGCAAAAGTTAGTGAAATACTTAGAAATGCAAATCACCGTGTCAGGAGAGCTGTTGATGATGAAATTGAAAGAGGTAATAGACCTTTTGTTTGGGCCTTTAATCTACAACTTCCAACCAAGGATAATTATAGCGCAGTTATGTACTTTGTAGCCCTTGAACCTATCCAAGATGGAACTCTTATGGATAAGTTTTTGAAAGGCGATGACAGCTTCCGTAATTCTAGGCTTAAACTGATAGCTAATATTGTTCAGGGTCCATGGATAGTGAGAACAGCTGTTGGCGAGCAGGCTATATGTATTCTAGGGAGAGCTCTTTCCTGCAAGTACACATCAGGGTTGAATTACATGGAGGTAGATGTGGATATTGGATCTTCAATTATTGCAAATGCAATTGTGCATTTGGCATTTAGTTATGTAACAACTTTGACAGTGGACTTAGCATTTCTTATCGAGAGCCAGACTGAAGAGGAACTTCCGGAGCAAATTCTTGGGGCTGTAAGGTTCTCAAATCTAAACCCAGTTTCAGCTGGCATCTGTGATCTAACATCTGATGTGGATGCTGTAAGCCTCCCACCCTTGCTTCCCACAAGATTGTGGAGATCAATTGGATTTGGTTTTACTAGCCTGCCGTCACAGGGGAGCTTAGAACCTTATGCCAACGGAAATCTTCATGGAGAAGATGATGCAAAGAAGGATGAAAATTG A